The genomic window TCGATTGATTGACTATATAGCCATGGATATTAAGGGTCCCCTTAATCGATATGCAGAAATTACCAATATGCCGGTTAATCCGGCTGATATCCAAGAAAGTATCCGCTTGATTATGGCGTCAGGGTTGCCCTATGAATTCCGCACCACCATTGTCCGCGAACAGCTTGGTACCGCAGACTTTCGATCAATGGCTCAGCTTATCCGCGGAGCAGAAAAATATTACTTACAAAAATTTATCCCAACTAAGGCTAACGACAGCTCATTTTTAAACAAGCACCCGTATACCGACGATGAATTACGGGAAATTATGAAAATATTCTCTCAGACCGTCGAGACCGTGGGTATCCGGTAGGGCACCCCCTGGATCAATGCGCGGACCCCTCGAGGGGCTTGACCAAATTAATAGTCCGTGCTAATCTGATTGACTCCAAAATCTGCACCCTACATGATAGGGTGTTTTTTGGTAAAAAAAATAACTAAAATTAGCCAAAAACCATAGTAATATAATCAATTAATGGCTAATTTTAGCGAATTTATAAATTAATGTTTTTCTATGTTTTCTAGACAATTCGTGAGTCACAGAAAAACAAAACTCATAATCTCTGCCGTTTCATTCGTCGTCCTTTGGCAATTCTCATTTCCCCAGTCAGTCATTGCTGAAAGTGCCCTCGTCGAACAGATTACTTTTGCCCCAGTGCCTGCCGCGATCGAGGTGCAATCTCCAAATCTGCATCGGCTCCCGGAAAACCCTGACATACCCCGCCCAGAAGCTAAACGAACCATGCAAATCACGGTGACGGCTTATTCTTCAACGGTTGACCAAACTGACGGTGATCCATTTACCACTGCCTCAGGTACCCAGGTTCGAGACGGTATTATTGCCGCTAACTTCCTGCCAATTGGCTCAAAAGTCCGATTTCCTGAATATTTTGGAGATAAAATATTTGTAGTCGAGGATCGCATGTCTGCCCGGTATTGGCATACTGCAGATATCTGGATGCCAACCCGCGAAGCCGCTATCCAATGGGGCGTCCGGTACATCACGGTTGAAATCCTATAATGAACAAAACCCCAGTCCAACTGGGGTTTTGTAATGGCTAGATTCCTTGATTTTTCAAAGGCTTTTTGATACTATTCACCATACATTCATCAGTTTTTGATGCACTTTTTAGATGATTCTCACGAGGCCACGTAGTCCCGGTCCGTCACCGGACCGAGGATCCTCGATTCGCTCAAGCGAATCGGGACCAAGTCATGCAGAAAAAACCTTTACAACCAAAAATGAGGCACTCATCCATGGCCACGTAGCCAAGTGGTAAGGCGACGGTCTGCAAAACCGTTATTCAGGGGTTCGATTCCCCTCGTGGCCTCCACTTCGATACGTCAGTGCTATTCCTCTCATAACTACTCCGAACAAATGCGAAGCATTTGTGAGGATAAGGAGAAATGAAACGAAGGTGGAGTGACCGATGTGAAATCGGGCACGTAACCGAAGTTACCATTTCGACGTGCGGCAGTAGTTCAGTTGGCTAGAACGTCTCCTTGCCAAGGAGAAGGTCGCCGGTTCGAATCCGGTCTGCCGCTCCATCCCATCATCATGCATCATCGTGATATCGTCGTGGTTCTCTATAATATCCGCAGCCGGTTCAATGTAGGCGCGCTTTTTCGCACTGCTGACGCCGCTGGCGTGAAGCGCATGATCCTGTGCGGCATCACGCCACAACCACCGCACCCGAAGATTGATAAGGTAGCGCTGGGCGCGGAAAAAACGGTGCCTTTTACCTACTATCGACAAACGAAACGAGCGCTTGATGATCTCCACAAACAAGGGTACCAACTCATTGCTCTCGAACAGTCAGCCGAGAGTATCCACTACACGAAACTGAAATACCCAAAACGCTGCGCGCTCCTGATTGGTAATGAGGTATCAGGATTACCCTACCGATTGCTCAAACAGTGCGATCACATCATCGAAATACCCATGCATGGCCGGAAAGAATCCCTGAATGTTGGCATAGCCACGGGTATTATCCTCTTTGACAGTATTCGTAAATAACAACATGCCGCCGTGGTGAAATTGGTATACACGAGGGACTTAAAATCCCTTGGGGGCAACCCCGTGTCGGTTCAAGTCCGACCGGCGGCACCATTATCTCAGACCTATGTCCACCGTATCTCGTGAACTCCGTTCGACGAACGGAAAACCAAACCTTGTCTATTGTTCCGGCAAAGGAACGCTCGGGTCATATCCTTTCAATCATCCCCAATACCGTGAATCAATCACGGACTTTATGCGTTTGGCGGAAAAAAAATTTGCCGTCTTCCTTGTCCGCGGTGCTGACAAACATATAGGCAATGGCGTCTTTACCGACGGTTATCGCGTCACCAGAGGAACGTTCAAACGATTCAATAAAAAAATTTACGCTCGGGTGGTATTTAATAAAGCACCACTCAAAAGTAATGGTGGGCGAGATTGGTCAATTCTTAATCAATGGCAGCTTATACAGATTACAGATAATAAATGGCGCACCTACCAACTGCTCAAAAAATTCATGAAGCCCACCTTCCGTACGACTGATAAGAAATCATTCGCTGCTGCGCTCAAAAAAATAAAAGGGGAGCGCGTCGTGTATAAACCAATCCATGGCAGTGAAGGAAAGGGAATTGTAATCGGATCAAAAACTGTCGTTGCTAAAAAACTGCGCCGCTACGACGGCCTAATACAGGAATACATAGATACGAGCAGTGGCGTCCCCGGAGTCTGCCGCGAACGACATGATATGCGGGTCCTGCTGATGAATGGTACAATAGTGCAGTCATACGTGCGCATCCCGCGTCCTGACTCGCACCTGGCAAATATTGCTCAGGGTGGCCGCATGCTCGAGATTCCATACTCAGCCATCCCGCCGGCTGCAAAAAAAATAGTGAAGCAGATTGATCGATTATTTCGCCATATTTCTCCACGCATGTACGCTGTTGACTTCGGATTTGAACAAGGAAGACCTTATATTTTTGAACTCAACCCTCGCGCCGGCTTCCCCTACAAAGCCTGGAAGCGATATTATCACCACTGGCACCAGAGTTTACTGAAAACTCTCTGGAGCGCCCTAACGCACTAGCCGTATGCAATCTAAAATAGGAGCCTATCTCGGTCTGTCTATCCTCCTCATGAGTTTATGCAATCCGGTTTTCGCTCAAAGCGAGGAGATCACCCCGATAGAACAAACGCCGCTCACCGCTGAATCAGTCATCGCTGGCACCCTGACGCCGCGCATAATCACTGAAGATTTTATTGAATTTGGGAAAAAAACACTATTTGACGCCACTGATTCGATACTCAATCCGGATGCGGGAGTGGCCACCTATCGCTGGGATTTTTCTGACAGCACCATTGCTCAGTTCGGTCCAGAAATTTTATATCAATTTTCCGGCACGGGCATCCACCGCGTTGCACTCACCATCACCCAGGCAGACCAATCAGTTACCATAGAAAAAGAAGTCTTCGTATACGACACTCGCATGCTCATGATTGCCGACCGGGAAATCGTGCAGAACCTCGATGCGATCGTTAAACAAGCGGCTAATAATGGCGTGCTGCTCAAGGTGTTATCATCCACTGAAGCAGAAACTGGTTTTTTAACTGAAGAAAAGCTTATCCCCTTGATTGCCCAAGAGGCTGATTTTATCACTACCGCGGACGTACTCATTTTTTATACGAATGGCAGTGTCGGCCTGCAATCATTTACCCGCTATTGGCAAAATTTGGTTCCGGAGAAAAAAATCAACCTCGAATCAAAGTTGGTCGTTTCAATCACCGACCAAAATATGGCGATTGCGGCAGAATTAACCCAGCAATCATTCCGCGTTATCGCCCCTCGCTTCATCTTGCTCACCCGTAAAGAATCTCTCAATCCAATTTTTGAGACTGATGAGGACGCCGAACTCGTCCCCAATCTCGAGAGTCGAGCGATTGAATACCGTATCGTCGATTCACGCAGCGAAAAATCAAATTTCTTTTTCCTGTCGCACGCAATTTCGACATTTATTGCCAAGGGTATTCCGACGAATACCATCTATTTGATTTTAGCCGTACCATTTATTGCGTTCATCATCACTTTTGCTCGACAAGTGATAGGCATAACTGCCTTCGGCCTGTATACGCCACTGGTCATCGCCCTGGCACTACTGATTCTCGGACTCTGGGTCGGTTTAGGCACAGTGTTGGTGGTCGTGGCGATCAGCTATCTGCTCCGACTCGCGCTCAGCCGATTTCGGCTTCTGTACATACCCAAAACAAGTCTAATCCTATCAGCCATTGGCCTATCCTTCCTCGCCGTCATCTGGATCGTATCATTGTATGAATTATCACTGGCAGCTACCCTCGCCATTTTCCCCATGCTCGTCATGTCTACCATTTCAGAAAAATTTTTGTCAGCTCAATCAGAAGAAGGTCTCGGGAGCGCTCTTTCAGGCGTGGTTACAACGATTGTCGTGTCTACCGTCGCCTACTACGTCGTCGTCTGGGACACCTTCACCAATCTCATCATGTCCTGGCCTGAATTAATTTTGGTACCGCTCCTGGGCACCATTATCCTAGGAAAATTCACGGGCCTTCGATGGACTGAGTATGTTCGATTCCGTTCTCTCCTCAAAGAAAAAACAATCGAAGAAGAATAACCGGCGCCTATGTCATTCATGTCCACTGCCGGAGGTATCCTCGGCATCAATGCTCGCAATCTGCTCTACGTCTCTCGGTTTAATTCAAAAAAGAACCGGCGCTTAGCGGATGACAAACTGTTTACCAAGCGCTTCTTGCAAGCGCGGGGAATTGGCGTGGCAAAATTATATGCACAGATAACTAATACTGCCGGCTTGCGCGCCTTCAATCCTGCAGTACTGCCAAAACGATTTGTAATAAAGCCAAACAAAGGGTACGGCGGCGAGGGAATTATCGCGATCCAGGATACCAAATCCGGAAAATATATCGATGCCAGCGGCACCGGCTACAGCTGGGCGGAATTAACCGAGCACTGCTTGTCCATCCTCGATGGCCGCTATGCAATTTCTGGACTGGGGGACACGGTTCTATTTGAAGAACTACTGGAACCGCATGAATACTTCCGGGGTATTGCTGCGACGGGCTTACCAGACATCCGTATTATTGTTTTCAAATATGTACCCGTCATCGCTATGCTCCGACTTCCTACAGCCGCTTCAAATGGCAAAGCAAATCTGCATTTAGGAGCTATCGGTGTCGGCATCGACCTCGGTACCGGCCGAGGCACGTTTGGCGTCCGTGGACGTAACCTCGTGCGAAAACTGCCCAATGGCGAACCGATTCGATCTATTCTCGTGCCACAGTGGCACGACATTTTGCTCACCGCCTCCCAAACCCAATACCATACCCAAATCGGCTATTTAGCTGCTGATGTCGCCCTGACCACCCATGGGGTAAAAATTTTGGAACTCAATGCCCGGGCGGGACTGGCTATTCAAATCTCGAATCAAGCATTACTACGGAAACGTCTGGAGAAAGTCAGCGACCTGAAAGTAACATCGCCCAGCGAGGGTGTGAGATTGGGGCAAACATTATTTACCAAAATTCTGGCTGACAAAAAACAAACCAGCGCACCAAAAACAACCCCAAAGCCAATCATCGGTTTATTTGAAGCCGTCAATATATTAAACGTTCCTGGCGTGACGCAGCTCAAAGCAAAAATCGACCCCCATAGCGAACATACCATCATTTCTGACTCGCTGCCCCTTCCTGAATCAACCAAGCTGCTCGGCATAACCATACGGGATAAAAAGCTGCGGCTGCCGGTCGAGCGCGGCACGCTTCCCCCAGGAGATTACCAGATTATTATTGCCGGAAAATACTTATCTGACTTTTTAATTGACTCAAGTGCCAAACGGACGGACAAAACAACTCCTACCAGCACCGCACCAACAGCCGAAAAAATTATTAAAAATATTGATCAACGTTTAGCCAGCTTAAGCGAATCTCTACATGTTTTAGCTCGCCTCAAACCGCAGAATCTTTCTGAAGCGCGTGAAGCATTTCAAGTATCGCCGCATACTTCTCCCCAATTTATCTATTCCACGCCTACCGCTCTCATCCAGAGCACGCGGGTTGAACTACGTAAACTTCCACGCCGCGTCGACCATCCACTGATGCCGCTCTTTCTAGAAAAAATTGAAGAAATTGAACGTAAATTAAAATTAATCGAAGGAGTGGGCCAAGCCAACCTCACCGAACGTTCACAGTCGGTCTACGGTGCGGTAACTGAACGGCACTACCGCGATGCGCTGCGACTCATCAAACAGACGCCACACGTAGACGACACCAGCAAAATATTACGAATCGAAGAGGTGATCCGCCGTATGGAACGCTATATGGAAGAAAAGAAGCTGTCTCGTTGGAAAATTAAAGTGATTGAGCAGGCCACTGCCGGCATGCAAGTGACCAGACAGAATACAATTTTAGTGGACAAAAAAGCCCGCATCTCAGAAAATCGTTATCGGGCGTTGGTGGCCCATGAAATCGAAACGCATATTTTTAGGATGGAAAACGGCCGCCTGCAAAAATTCCGCCTGTTTGAGCACGGTACCGCAGGATATTTGAGCATTGAAGAAGGTTTAGCTATTTACAATCAAAATAGGCTGCACCTTAACCTGGGCGATAAATTTTTCTCCCCAGCGCTCAACGTGATCGCCATTTACCTCGGCATGCAATTATCATTCGCTGACCTCTACCACCAACTCACCGACATCTACGGTCTCGATGCTGATCGTGCCTGGCGTACCTGTGTCCGGGTCAAACGTGGCATGACGGACACGAGCCAACCAGGCGCCTTCACCAAAGATAGTATGTATTTTGTCGGGAATCAGCAGATTGAATCATATGTCGCTACGCACGGCGCCGAAGCGCTCAAAAAATTATACGTCGGGAAAATAAAAATCAGCGACACGGAATATATCACTGACTTCCGCAGTTGGCCAATCAAATATTTCCCTGAGTAGGGTAGCGATAGGCTCGAGCGATCCGGATATCTCGTCGAATACGCGCTAGCAATGCCGCCTCCCGTTGATACCAGTACAGCGGACGAATTTTTTTATACACGATGAAGGAAATTCGCTGGCCATAGAGCACTCGATTCGGATGATTGAGAATATACAATTCTGTTTTACCTCGTTTTTGAATACGCTTGCCGGGCACGCCAAAAACAGCCAGCGCCCGATACGAGCGTCCGCGTAAGACCGTGCGGGCAACATACACCCCCGCAGTTAACCCGGTTCCCCGTAAGACGGAACCAGAAAAATTTGCCGTGGGGTAGCCTTGGCGCTCTCCAATTTGTTCACCGCGAATGACCATGCCCTGAACTACAACCGGCTTCATGAAATCGCCCTTATTAGTGCGTTATGGATTTTGCCATTGGAAGCAACGACCCCCGTGCTCTGCAGATGCCATGGCTTTCCGTCCATATTGGTCACCCGACCACCTGCCTCGCGCACCATGAGTACGCCCGCGGGAGCGTCCCAAGCACTGACCCCCGGGGGAGTCATGACGGTCGCATCACTTCGACCCACGGCGGTATACGCTAAATTAAGAGAACCACTCCCTAAATACCGAGAATTAAACACGCACTGATCGAGCCGGCGTTGCAGCATAATATAGTTACGATGTGATATAGGATGATGCGTCCGACCAATCAGCACCAAAGCGTCACTGAGTCGATGGGTAGTAGAAACGCGCAATCGCTTCCCATTCAACCAAGCGCCTGCGCCGGCTTCGGCAACATACAATTCTTTAACGAAGGGTGCATAAATCACCCCGCATAAAACTTCCCCTTGATGGAGGAGCGCTAGAGTCGTACAAAAAAGTGGGGATTGCAGAGCAAAATTGACCGTGCCATCCAAGGGATCAATAGTCCAGCGGTATGTATCGGTATTATCCTCTAACCCCGTTTCTTCACTTAAAAAATCATGCTGCGGGAAATGTCGACGAATGGTGTGAAGAATGATGTCATTCGCCTCCATGTCCGCATGGGTAACAATATCATGTCGTCCTTTACGCTGAGCACCCTGAGTGGTGACATGACGAAATCGTTTCATCAATTGATGACCGGCTAACCGAGCTGCCTGGATAGCTACGTTTGTGTATTGCTTCATAAATCATTCACTCGGATTAAGGTAAGTTCGTTGGTAGCCGTGTCATACAAGGCAAAAGTGGGCGGATACACCATGTTAGCTACATTGCCAGGATTAATCATACGCGTCGAACCAATGGTTTCCTCCCACGGCTTATGATTATGCCCGTAGAATACCAGATCATATTCTCCCGACTGCGCCAGCTTCTTGGCAATGTCCGGATAGTGATTAATAGCGATCTTTTTATTATCCAAGGTAAATTCGCCAATCTCCTGATAGATAGTCACATTCTTGGCACTGCCATCCTGGATTTTCGTCAGCATGCGAAATGGGTCACCGTCGACATTGCCTAAGCTGAGATAAATTGGTCCTGGGAAAGCTTCGGCGATGCGTACCATCGTGATCGGGGCGCACACGTCACCACAATGAATCATAGCCTCGGCTTTTTCATTTTTGAGATAAGCTAAAACTTTGTCTATGTTGGCCCAATTGTCATGGGTATCGGAAATAATGGCTAATTTCATAGATACTCACTATTATATATAATCCTGTAATGCATAATACACCGTCGCCAGGTAATCGCGAAGGATGGAGCGGAATTCAATCAAGTTGCGATACGGATTGCTCTGAAAGTCAGCACTGGGATAGGCAGCTATACAGGTAATCGTCACCCCTTCTTTCTCAAATACCGCGCACGCTCGTCGTGTATGGAAGTAGGAGGTAACTACCAGGGCGGTGTTCCAGCCCCGCTTTTCCATAATGCGCTTTGAATTAACCGCATTCTCGTGAGTGTCCCGCGCGTCGATTTCCTCTACGATCGTATCGTGAGGCTGACCATGCTGTTCTGCAAAAGCGCGCATAATTCTACTTTCTCTCAAATCAGTTGTATCAACCAATCCTCCGGTCAAAATAAGTACCGATCCAAATCGCTCGCGCCACAACTCCATGCCTCGATACACGCGCTCCTGAGGCCCATACGGCAATGATTCTGTTTCCACGATCACTCCGCCACCCAAAACAATGATAACATCCGACTTTCGCGGCACCTCGTCACGGACGAGCGGCTGCGCTAACCACTGATTAAGCGGGGTATACATCGCACAGAGCACCACCAGCAACCCGGCCAGCGTCACCCACATGAGGAATAGTCGCATAACTTGCCACGGTGATCTCATACGTCTCGTAATTTAATTAATGTGTTTACATCGACAATCCGTGCCGCGCCATCCGGCGTCTCAATGATGCAATCAACGTCCCGCAATCGGGGATGGCCAATAATCGCCCGCCAGCCCGCCATGCCAATGGCGCCCTTACCAATATGTTCGTGACGATCAAGGCGTGAACCAAAACCGCCCTTGCTATCATTGGCATGCAATACCGTCAAACGGCGCAAGCCCACCAGACGATCAAAATCAGCAAATGTTTTATGCACCGTTGCCAGGGTACGCAAATCATATCCAGAAGCAAATAGGTGACAGGTGTCGAGACAAACGCCAACTGATGGATGCGTCACACCTTTGAGTATCGTGGCGATCTCTTCAAATGATCCGCCAATCACATGGCCCGCCCCGGCGGCATTTTCGATTAAAAATTGGCAGCTTCCACGGTACCCATCAAGCGCCTGGCGCAAACCCGCAATCGTCAATTTAACCGCCTCAATGGCTCCAACGTCGCGGGCTGACCCCAAATGCGTCATCAGGGCGCGGACGCCCAAAGCCGATGACCGTTCCAATTCTTCCCGAATAATACGCGCGGACGCCTGTCGAATCGCGGCTTTACCCGAGGCGAAATTGATGTAGTAAGGCGCGTGAACATAAGCATGCGACAAGCCATGTTCCGCCATGGCTGTCTTATAACTGGCAATCACGTCAGGGGTAATCTTCCCGGCCGCTCCACCGCGCGGCGAGCGAGTAAACATTTGGAAACACTCAGCGCCCTCGGCATGGGCGTTTGCGGGAGCATTGAAGATACCTCCGGCAATCGATACATGAATGCCAATATACATAGGCTAGGCGCGATTGCGCTCGCGGAAATAATCAAAAACTTTTCGATTGCGTAAAATAGTCCTCAGATAATCGCGATATTCCGGCGACTGTAATTGCTTGAGGGTGTCTGGCTGATCGGCCACGCCCTGTTGTTCCTTTTCCACCGCAGCAGTGAGTTCGGATTCCTCAACCGTAATTTTCTCAGCCACCGCTAAGGCGCGTAGGATGAGAGCTGTTTTGACGCGCCGCTCAGCGCGCGGAGTTAATTCAGTGCGCAATCCCGCCCGATCTTTTTTGATACTTTGCAGATAATCATCAAACTTCATGCCCTGATGCGATACATCGTGCTCCAATTCATGCAGCATGCGGTCTAATTCATTTGAAATAAGAATCTCGGGAATCGGATCAAACGTCGTCTGATTAATCAATTGATCAATAATGGCTAATTCCCAGCGCTGCTGCTCTTTCTCCGTTTTCTCCTCAGTAATATTTTTTTTAATTTGTTCCCGCAGTGCTGCCAAAGTTTCAAATCGACCAACGGTTTTGGCCCAAGCATCATCGAGTGGCGGCAAGGTGACTTCCGCGACACTCTGCACCGTCACCCGGAAGGTGGCCGGTTGCCCCGCTAAGTGTTTGGCGTGGTACTGCTTGGGAAACGTTAAGGTAAATTCTTTTGTCTCACCCTTTTTCGCACCAACCAGCTCGTCTTCAAACCCAGGAATAAAATTCCCCTCGCCAATCACCACGCGCTGCTTTTTTCCACTGCCACCCTCAATCGGCACATTATCACGAAATACTTCGAGGTCAATCTCGGCCACGTCGCCCGACTGCAGAGGCCGGTCAACCGGTTGCTCAGCGCCAAACATCCGCCGCAACCGCGTTATGGTTGTGTCGATTTCTTCATCAGTCACCGTCACTTCTTTGTGTGCCTCACGGACTTTGTGGTAGGAACCAAGCTTAATCTGCGGCACCAAGGCCACCGTGGCGGTATACACCAATTCATTTCCCGGGGCGAGCTTCTCCACGCTCACTTCAGGCGTGCCAATGGTCTGGAGATTATGTTCTACGACGGCCTGCGGATACGTGGCAGCAACAACTTTTTCTGCGGCATGCTGGTAGATGCGCATCGCGCCCACCTCGCGTTCCAGGATATCACGTGGGGCTTTGCCCGGTCGGAAACCGGCAATCCGCACTTCCCGATTAATCTCCTGAGTGGCCTGCTCGAGATAGGGCGCCAGATCATCATGAGGAATACTGATGGTCAAGACCGCAGTGCTGTTCGATTGTTTCTGAAGAGTACTTGTCATAATTTATTCTTTTGAATGCGAAGCGAATAAGCTATTAAATTTACGAGAATATGGAGGCTAAACCCGACCACCAAAGCTGTACCAATCATCTGCCACGTCGGAACAACCGAAAGGCTGACGAATCCAGCGGCCCCCAATACATAGTCAATCTGATCAAACGGCATCCAGGAAACGCCTGGCGCGATGCCAAATTGACGCTTGGCAATACTTTTTACCATATCTCCAATCAGTGCGCCAGCGCCCAGCAGGAGTGGGAACACGATGCTGGCCGATGAATAATCCAATAAGCTGATGTCGTGCGCCCAATCATACGACTGGTACAACCACTGCTGGAGATAAAAAAACGCCGTGCCCGCAATCATTCCCGTGATAACCCCCCGCCACGTTTTGTGATCACCCAGGATACGCTTTCCCCGCCACGTATGGCCAGCATCAATAGGCAGCGCAGGTACGGGTAAAAACCGGGACATGGACGCGCCCATATTTGCTATCCCCGCCGGAAGGAAAAACCAGATTACCTGCCCAATAAAGAACCACATGCCATTACAAAAAACAGTACATTAAGTACTGCCATTGTATCAGGTTCAACCTAATAATTAAAGTTGGGATAGAATACTACGATGCCACCGTGCATATTCCCAACATTCCCGAATCAATCTTTTGGTCGGACATCGACAATGCGCTTCTCCTTCAATTCTGTCTCCATGCCCAGCATGCGGAGCAGCTCATCTAAGGGCTTCTGACGGATAACCGCCGAGACAAAGATTTGATTATGTACCAACTTGTTCACCGTATGCTCCAATTGGGTAAAATCAGCTCCGGCTTTTGGCGCGAGATATATGGTAATCTCATCCAGTCCGTGCGGGTCATTATCTTTTTTAGAAATTTCAACTTGCCACTCCTCAATTTCCGGCAAACCTGACAAGAGAGGATAAAAATCATTCAAATTTACTAATTCACCTTTTACTTTCGTGAGGTGAAATTCTTTGATCTCGGTTGTCCGCTGCAAATCAATGCCAATGCGTGGCACAGTTCGGCCACAATACTGGCACGGACTGTAGTCAATCCCGGTGGTCATGTCACCAGTGCGATAGCGAACAACGACTGATCCGCGCCAACCAAAA from Candidatus Kerfeldbacteria bacterium includes these protein-coding regions:
- a CDS encoding anaerobic ribonucleoside-triphosphate reductase activating protein, whose translation is MRIGGLQKFSMIDYPGLVSAIVFTTGCNFRCGYCHNPELVKPEYFLPPIPVEDILEFLRARQGKLEAVVITGGEPTVHPDLPQFIGAIKALGYKIKLDSQGTNPAMLDSLIQDRLIDYIAMDIKGPLNRYAEITNMPVNPADIQESIRLIMASGLPYEFRTTIVREQLGTADFRSMAQLIRGAEKYYLQKFIPTKANDSSFLNKHPYTDDELREIMKIFSQTVETVGIR
- a CDS encoding 3D domain-containing protein, with amino-acid sequence MFSRQFVSHRKTKLIISAVSFVVLWQFSFPQSVIAESALVEQITFAPVPAAIEVQSPNLHRLPENPDIPRPEAKRTMQITVTAYSSTVDQTDGDPFTTASGTQVRDGIIAANFLPIGSKVRFPEYFGDKIFVVEDRMSARYWHTADIWMPTREAAIQWGVRYITVEIL
- a CDS encoding RNA methyltransferase, with the translated sequence MHHRDIVVVLYNIRSRFNVGALFRTADAAGVKRMILCGITPQPPHPKIDKVALGAEKTVPFTYYRQTKRALDDLHKQGYQLIALEQSAESIHYTKLKYPKRCALLIGNEVSGLPYRLLKQCDHIIEIPMHGRKESLNVGIATGIILFDSIRK
- a CDS encoding ATP-grasp domain-containing protein encodes the protein MSTVSRELRSTNGKPNLVYCSGKGTLGSYPFNHPQYRESITDFMRLAEKKFAVFLVRGADKHIGNGVFTDGYRVTRGTFKRFNKKIYARVVFNKAPLKSNGGRDWSILNQWQLIQITDNKWRTYQLLKKFMKPTFRTTDKKSFAAALKKIKGERVVYKPIHGSEGKGIVIGSKTVVAKKLRRYDGLIQEYIDTSSGVPGVCRERHDMRVLLMNGTIVQSYVRIPRPDSHLANIAQGGRMLEIPYSAIPPAAKKIVKQIDRLFRHISPRMYAVDFGFEQGRPYIFELNPRAGFPYKAWKRYYHHWHQSLLKTLWSALTH
- a CDS encoding DUF1704 domain-containing protein, with translation MSFMSTAGGILGINARNLLYVSRFNSKKNRRLADDKLFTKRFLQARGIGVAKLYAQITNTAGLRAFNPAVLPKRFVIKPNKGYGGEGIIAIQDTKSGKYIDASGTGYSWAELTEHCLSILDGRYAISGLGDTVLFEELLEPHEYFRGIAATGLPDIRIIVFKYVPVIAMLRLPTAASNGKANLHLGAIGVGIDLGTGRGTFGVRGRNLVRKLPNGEPIRSILVPQWHDILLTASQTQYHTQIGYLAADVALTTHGVKILELNARAGLAIQISNQALLRKRLEKVSDLKVTSPSEGVRLGQTLFTKILADKKQTSAPKTTPKPIIGLFEAVNILNVPGVTQLKAKIDPHSEHTIISDSLPLPESTKLLGITIRDKKLRLPVERGTLPPGDYQIIIAGKYLSDFLIDSSAKRTDKTTPTSTAPTAEKIIKNIDQRLASLSESLHVLARLKPQNLSEAREAFQVSPHTSPQFIYSTPTALIQSTRVELRKLPRRVDHPLMPLFLEKIEEIERKLKLIEGVGQANLTERSQSVYGAVTERHYRDALRLIKQTPHVDDTSKILRIEEVIRRMERYMEEKKLSRWKIKVIEQATAGMQVTRQNTILVDKKARISENRYRALVAHEIETHIFRMENGRLQKFRLFEHGTAGYLSIEEGLAIYNQNRLHLNLGDKFFSPALNVIAIYLGMQLSFADLYHQLTDIYGLDADRAWRTCVRVKRGMTDTSQPGAFTKDSMYFVGNQQIESYVATHGAEALKKLYVGKIKISDTEYITDFRSWPIKYFPE
- a CDS encoding riboflavin kinase — translated: MKPVVVQGMVIRGEQIGERQGYPTANFSGSVLRGTGLTAGVYVARTVLRGRSYRALAVFGVPGKRIQKRGKTELYILNHPNRVLYGQRISFIVYKKIRPLYWYQREAALLARIRRDIRIARAYRYPTQGNI
- a CDS encoding inositol monophosphatase, which produces MKQYTNVAIQAARLAGHQLMKRFRHVTTQGAQRKGRHDIVTHADMEANDIILHTIRRHFPQHDFLSEETGLEDNTDTYRWTIDPLDGTVNFALQSPLFCTTLALLHQGEVLCGVIYAPFVKELYVAEAGAGAWLNGKRLRVSTTHRLSDALVLIGRTHHPISHRNYIMLQRRLDQCVFNSRYLGSGSLNLAYTAVGRSDATVMTPPGVSAWDAPAGVLMVREAGGRVTNMDGKPWHLQSTGVVASNGKIHNALIRAIS
- a CDS encoding YfcE family phosphodiesterase, with protein sequence MKLAIISDTHDNWANIDKVLAYLKNEKAEAMIHCGDVCAPITMVRIAEAFPGPIYLSLGNVDGDPFRMLTKIQDGSAKNVTIYQEIGEFTLDNKKIAINHYPDIAKKLAQSGEYDLVFYGHNHKPWEETIGSTRMINPGNVANMVYPPTFALYDTATNELTLIRVNDL
- a CDS encoding YdcF family protein — translated: MRSPWQVMRLFLMWVTLAGLLVVLCAMYTPLNQWLAQPLVRDEVPRKSDVIIVLGGGVIVETESLPYGPQERVYRGMELWRERFGSVLILTGGLVDTTDLRESRIMRAFAEQHGQPHDTIVEEIDARDTHENAVNSKRIMEKRGWNTALVVTSYFHTRRACAVFEKEGVTITCIAAYPSADFQSNPYRNLIEFRSILRDYLATVYYALQDYI
- a CDS encoding deoxyribonuclease IV is translated as MYIGIHVSIAGGIFNAPANAHAEGAECFQMFTRSPRGGAAGKITPDVIASYKTAMAEHGLSHAYVHAPYYINFASGKAAIRQASARIIREELERSSALGVRALMTHLGSARDVGAIEAVKLTIAGLRQALDGYRGSCQFLIENAAGAGHVIGGSFEEIATILKGVTHPSVGVCLDTCHLFASGYDLRTLATVHKTFADFDRLVGLRRLTVLHANDSKGGFGSRLDRHEHIGKGAIGMAGWRAIIGHPRLRDVDCIIETPDGAARIVDVNTLIKLRDV